GCTTTGGAGGACCTAAACAATCTCAAAATGCAGGCAGAGGAAGCAGAAAGGCGAATGAAGCAAGCCGAGGTTGAGAAGGAACGGCAGATCAAGGTGGCCCACGAGGCAGCGCAGAAAAGCGCCGCTGTCGAGCTCCAGAACAAGCGCATGTCCTTCGTTGCAAAGACTTCAAAGCTGGAAGAGTCTCTCAAGCAAGAGCATGGCACTGTTATTCAACTCAAAGAAGAGGCAGAACGTCTCAAGAGGCTACAAGAGGAGGCTGACAAGGCCAGAGAGGAAGCTGAGAAGGAGCTGGAAAAGTGGAGGCAGAAGGCCAATGAGGCTCTCCGACTCAGACTCCAGGCAGAAGAGGAGGCACATAAGAAGACTGTTGCCCAGGAGGAGGCTGAAAAACAGAAGGACGACGCCGAACGAGAGGCTAAGAAGAGGACCAAAGCAGAGGAGTCTGCTCTGAAACAGAAGGACATGGCTGAGCAGGAGCTCGAGAGGCAGAGGAAACTGGCTGACACCACGGCACAGCAGAAATTCACTGCAGAGCAAGAGCTTATTCGTTTAAGGGCTGACTTCGACCACGCAGACCAACAGCGATCTCTACTTGACGACGAACTCTACCGTCTCAAAAACGAGGTCAGTGCTGCGGAGCAGCAAAGGAAACACCTTGAAGATGAACTTGctaaagtgaaaagtgaaatgGATATCCTTCTGAAACTGAAGACCAAGGCTGATAAAGAGAGCATGTCCAACACAGAAAAGAGTAAACAGCTGCTTGTGGCAGAGGCTGCAAAAATGCGAGACCTTGCTGAGGAAGCATCCAAGCTTCGTGCCATTGTTGAGGAGgcaaagagacagaggcagattgCTGAGGATGAAGCCGCCCGACAAAGagcagaggctgagagaatcCTGAAAGAGAAACTTGCAGCAATTAATGAGGCGACTCGCCTCAAAACTGAAGCTGAGATTGCCCTTAAAGAAAAGGAAGCGGAGAATGAACGCCTCAGGAGGAAAGCTGAAGATGAAGCTTACCAGAGGAAAGCTCTTGAAGATCAGGCCAGCCAGCACAAACAAGACATTGAAGAAAAGATAGTCCTACTTAAGAAGTCCTCTGAAGCTGAactggagagacagaaaacCATTGTTGATGATACTCACAAACAAAGACGAATTGTGGAGGAGGAGATTCGCATCCTCAAGCTTAACTTTGAGAAAGCCTCATCTGGAAAGCTTGATTTGGAGCTGGAACTAAACAAACTCAAGAACATCGCAGACGAAACTCAGCAAACCAAAATCCAGGctgagaaagaggcagagaagatGAGGAAGCTTGCATTAGAGGAGGAAAAACGAAGGAGAGAAGCAGAAGATAAAGTTAAGAAAATTGCTGCTGCAGAACAAGAGGCAGCTCGTCAACGCCAGGCAGCCCAGGAAGAAGTTGAACGCCTCAAAAAGAAAGCTACTGAGGCCAATATACAAAAAGAGGAGGCAGACAAAGAGGCAGAACGGCAAATCCTTTCAGCTAAAGAAGCAGCACAGAAATGCAGTGCAGCAGAACAGCAAGTGCAAAGCATCCTTGTCCAGCAAAAAGAGGACAGCCTTGTTCAGAAGAAGCTGAGACAAGAATTTGAGAAGGCTAAAAAGGTAGCAAAAGAAGCAGAAAAAGCTAAAGAGAAAGCTGAGAAAGAGGCTGCTCTCCTTCGTCAACAAGCTGAGGAAGCTGAACGCCAGAAGCAAGCAGCAGAGGTGGAAGCTGCCAACCAAGGCAAAGCTCAAGAGGATgctgagagactgagaaaggCGGCAGAGTTGGAGGCTGCAAAGAGAGCccaagcagaggcagcagcgaTCAAACAGAAGCAACATGCCGATGCTGAGATGGCCAAACACAAGAAACTGGCAGAGAAAACCATAAAACAAAAATCTCAAGTTGAGCAAGAACTTGCCAAGGTCAAACTGCAGCTTGATGAGACAGATAACCAGAAGTCTCTTCTGGATGATGAGCTCCAACGCCTTAAGGATGAGGTCGGTGAGGCTTCTAAGCAGAAGGCTCAAGTAGAAGAAGAGCTGTTCAAAGTCAAAGTTCAGATGGAGGAACTGATGAAATTGAAGCAGAGAATTGTGGAGGAGAACCAGCGCCTTAtcaaaaaagacaaagataaCTCACAGAAGTTTCTTGCTGAAGAGGCCGAGAACATGAAGAAGCTGGCTGAGGAAGCTGCCAGGCTTAGTGTCGAGGCTCAGGAGGCCGCTCGCATGAGAGAAATTGCAGAGGATGATCTTGCTCAACAACGGACCCTCGCAGAAAAGGTCCTTAAAGAAAAGAAGCAAGCCATCCAGGAGGCCTCTAAACTTAGAGCTGAGGCAGAAATGCTCCAGAGACAGAAGCAACAAGCTCAGGAACAGGCTCAGAAGCTGCTAGAGGACAAGCAGCAAATGCAGCAACGTCTGGATGACGAGATGGAAGGCTTTCAGAAATCCTTGGAAACTGAGCGCCAGAGGCAGTTGCAGATAACAGCTGAGGCAGAGAAACTCAAACTGCAGGTGTCTCAGCTCAGCGATGCTCAGGCCAAAGCTGAGGCAGATGCCAAAAAGTTCAAGAAACAGGCCGACGAGATCAGTGCCCGTCTGCACGAGACAGAGCTTGCGACCAAAGAGAAGATGACTGTTGTGCAGACGCTCGAAGTGCAGAGGCTGAGCAGTAACAAAGAGGCCGATGAGCTGcgcaaagccatcactgacctcGAGAAAGAGAAGTCTAGACTGAAAAGAGATGCAGAGGACTTACAAAATAAGTCCAAAGAGGTATTGTGTTCAAAGATGGCATATAAGCGCAGCTTATGTCATTGTTAACCCCTTCCTGTAACGCTTTCTCAGTTTGAAAATACTTCCTTTAACAAAATACTCTCCCTTTTCCTTACACTAAGAATGAATAATGTGATGAATTATGATATTCTGAATCAATCTTTGAATGCCACTATACATAttatttcaattacattttaagtATGCTCTCTGAAGACGTGGAATGTTCGCATAGCATGTGTTAAAATACCATATATCTTCTTGTTTTGAGTGATTTACTTTGTGAAGAACAACAATATCATGTCActcattttattctttttctcCCTACTCCAGGTTGCGAACGCGCAACAGGAACAGATGAAGCAGGAGAAGACACTCCTTCAGCAGTCCTTCATTGCTGAGAAAGAAGAACTACTAAAAAAAGAGAAGCTCATTGAAGATGAGAAGAAGAAGCTAGAGAGCCAGTTTGAAGAGGAGGTCCGAAAGGGAAAGGCTCTCAAAGATGAGCAGGAACAGCAGAGGaagcagatggaggaggagaagaagaaactCAAGGCCACCATGGATGCTGCCCTCAAGAAACAACAGGAAGCAGAGCAGGACATGCTGAATAAGCAGAAAGAGATGCAGGATCTAGCCAAGAAAAAGCTGGACCAGGAGAAATTGCTTGAAGATGAAAACAAGAAGCTCCGTGAGAAGTTGCAACATCTTGAAGAGATTCAGCAGCAAGCATCTCTTACCCGTGAGATCCAGATTCAAACAGATGAGGTCCCTGAAGGTGAACTGGTTCACATGACCATGGTAGAGACAACAAGGAAAGTCCTCAATGGTCAAAGCACAGGTGATGAAGTTGACAGCAGAAATGGGGAGTCTCCTTTGTCATTTGATGGCATTCGTGAGAAGGTACCTGCAAGTAGACTCTTTGATGTTGGACTTCTGACCAAGAAAGAGTTTGATAAATTGAAGAAGGGCAAAACCACCGTGCAGGACCTCAGCCAAACAGACAAACTTAAGACAATTCTCAAGGGAAATAACTGCATTGCTGGCCTCCTAGTGCATCCAAACCAGAAGATGTCCATCTATCAAGCcatgaaagaaatgaaaattTCACAAAGCACTGGCTTAATTCTACTGGAAGCACAAGCAGCATCAGGCTTCGTAGTTGACCCCATCAAGAACAAGAAGCTTACAGTCAatgaagcagtgaaagagggactCGTAGGACCAGAACTGCACAACAAATTGCTCTCTGCTGAAAGAGCGGTCAGTGGTTACAAAGATCCTTACACAGGCGGAAAGATTTCAACCTTTGCGGCCATGAAGAAGGGTCTTATTGTGGAGAGTGAGGCCATCAGACTACTTGATGCTCAGATGGCCACAGGTGGAATCATCGATCCAGTCAACAGTCACCGTGTGCCAATTGAAACTGCCCTCAAACAGGGTTATCTGGACGCAGACATGAAGAAAATCCTGGAGAAACCCACAGATGACACCAAAGGATTCTTTGACCCAAATACCCAGGAAAACCTCACCTACAAACAGCTGATGGAAAGATGTACTACAGATCCTGAAACAGGGTTGATGATCCTGCCCATCTCAGAGAATGCTGCTCTCAGTGCAAGAACATATACTGATGAAGAAGCAAAGGATGTcttcaacaaaacaaatatcTCTGTACCTTTTGGAAAATTCAAGGGAAAAACTATTACAATCTGGGAAATCATCAACTCTGAGTACTTCACAGATGACCAGAGAAAGGATCTCATCCGCCAGTACAAGACAGGGAAAATCACAATTGAGAAAATTATCAAGATTGTCATAACTGTtgctgaggagaaagagaaaaagaatgaaattGCTTTTGATGGTTTGAGAGCACCTGTGCCTGCCACTGAGCTCTTGGAATCCAAAATCATTGACAAAGACCTGTTCAACAAACTACACAAAGGCAATAAAACAGTCAAGGAAGTGTCTGAGATGGACCATGTTCACAAGTCTTTGAAAGGCACCAACTGCATTGCTGGTGTAGTTATCGACTCAACTAAAGAAACACTGTCCTTCTATCAAGCCTTGAAGCGGGAGGTGGTGAGACCCACTCATGCTTTAAATATGCTGGAAGCACAGGCTGCAACTGGGTTCATGGTTGACCCTGTCAATAATCAGAAGCACACAGTTGATGAGGCTGTTAAGGCAGGTTTAGTTGGTCCTGAACTTCATGAAAAACTGTTGTCTGCTGAAAGAGCTGTCACTGGCTACAAGGATCCTTACACTGGCAAGACTGTGTCTTTGTTTGAGGCAATGAAAAAGGACCTCATCAATAAAGATCAGGGAATCCGACTTCTTGATGCACAGATGACGACAGGTGGTATTATTGACCCAGTGAAAAGTCATCGCATTCCCCATGATGTGGCCTGCAAACGGGGATACTTTGATGATCAGACAAACAAGCTGCTAAACAATCCAACAGATGACATCAAGGGTTTCTATGACCCCAACACTCAAGAAAATGTCACATATCTGCAACTCCAAAAGCGGTGTGTCACAGACAAAAAGACGGGCCTTCAGCTTCTGCCCCTCTCTGATCAAGCTATCAACTCAAAAGAGgagcacaaatacacagaggcacagaccaAAGATGCCATGAATCAGGCAACAATGGAGGTAGAAAGTGGACCCTTCAAAGGCAAAAAGGTCACTATCTGGCAGATGCTAAATTCTGAATACCTTACTGACGAGCAAAGACAAGATCTGATTAGACAGTACAGAACAGGCAAATTCACAATTGAAAAAATCATAAAGATTGTGATCACAGTCATTAATGAAAAAGAAGCAATGAAACAGGAGAAAGGCAACTTTAAAGGACTCAGAACTATGGTACCAGGCAAGTCACTGCTCGACTCTAAGATCATTGACAAAGCAACGTTTGATGCAGTTCAGCAAGGCAAGAAGACAGCAGCAGAAGTTAGCAAAGATAAATCTGTCAATAAATACCTACAAGGTTCAGACAGCATTGCTGGTATCTACAATGACCAGACTAAAGAGAAGCTCAGTATATACCAAGCCATGAAGAAAACGCTCCTCAGACAGACCACGGGTGTGGCACTGCTTGAAGCTCAGGCAGCCACGGGATTCATTGTAGACCCACTGAAAAATCAGTTCTTGACTGTGGATGAAGCTGTGAAATCAGGCCTTGTCGGTCCCGAACTTCATGAGAAACTGCTCTCTGCTGAAAAAGCAGTCACAGGCTACAAAGACCCATACACTGGAAACAAAATTGCCCTCTTTCAAGCCATGCAGAAAGAACTAATTCCAAAGGACCAAGCAATGCCCCTCCTTGAGGCACAGATGGTCACTGGTGGAATCATTGATCCAGTAAACAGCCACCGTCTTCCAAATGATGTGGCCATCCAGCGTGGATTCTACAGTAAAGAAATGGCCAACACTCTCTCTGAACCTACAGATGACAACAAGAGGTTCTCTGACCCCACTTCAGATATGAATGTGTCATACAAGCAGCTGAAAGATAAATGCATGAGTGACCCAGACACAGGACTTTGCCTGCTGACTCTCTCCAAGCCACAATCACCAACAATAGTTGAAAAGACTTACCTGTACACCGAGGAACAGACCCAGCATGACCTATCTGGCACCCAGGTTGATATTCCAATTGAAGGCTTTGGTGACAAGCCCATGTCCCTTTGGGATATCATGAGCTCAAATCTGATCCCAGAATCAGAAAGGGCTAAACTCATGGAAGAATACCGGGCTGGCCAAATAACAAAGGAACGCATGATAATCATCATCATCGAGATCATGGAACAGAGAGAAATCATCCGAGGGGAGAACGTCAAAACATGCAATACAATTAGACGAAGAATTACTATTGAAGAGCTCTACAGTGCTCGCGTCATTGACCAAGAAACCTACAACCTGCTGAAACAAGAGAAGAAGACCATCCGTGAGATCATGGAGATGCAGAGTgtgaaaaaatatttgtatggcACAGGCAGTGTTGCTGGTGTCATGTCAGACTCTAACAACAAGATCGGCATTTACCAGGCAATGAAGAGGGGCCTCATGAAGTCTGAAGTAGCTATGACTCTCTTGGAGGCTCAGGCTGCAACTGGATTCATGGTTGATCCTGTCAAAAATGAAATGCTCACAGTTGATGAGGCTGTCCGTAAAGGTGTAGTTGGCCCAGAGATCCACGACAGACTTCTCTCTGCTGAAAGGGCAGTAACTGGTTACAGAGACCCATACAGTGGCaagatcatctctctcttccaagcAGTGAAAAAGAACCTTGTCACTGAGGAATATGCTCTAAAGCTTCTTGAAGCTCAAACAGCCACAGGTGGTATTATGGACCCTGAGTTCAACTTCCACCTTCCTTCAGATGTTGCCACAGGCCGTGGTTACATTAACAGGGAGACAATGGAGAGGCTGTCTGATGAGGTGAAGGGATATGTGGACCCCCTTACAGAAGAAGAGATTTCCTATGCAAATCTGCTCAAGAGATGTAAGGTTGATCCTGAAACTGGCCTGCGTTTCCTCTCACTTGCCGACAGAAGGCTGATGTTCAAGGGTCTTAGAAAGCAGATCACCATGGAGGAGCTGTTCCGCTCACAGATCATTGACCAGAAGACCCTCACAGAACTGAATGAAGGTCTGGTGAGTGTAGAGGAAATCAGCAGTAGACTCCAAAAATATATTGAAGGCGAAAGTTGTATTGCTGGAGTGTATGTGGAGACCAACAGAGAGCGTCTCTCCATCTACCAAGCCATGAAGAAGAATATGATCAGACCAGGGACAGCTTTTGAGCTGCTTGAGGCCCAAGCCGCAACAGGCTATGTTATTGACCCAATCAAGAACCTTAAACTGACAGTCAATGAATCTGTGAGGATGGGCATTGTGGGTCCAGAATTTAAAGACAAGCTTCTCTCTGCAGAACGGGCCGTGACAGGCTACAAAGATCCTTACTCAGGCaagaccatctctctcttccaggcCATGAAGAAAGGTCTCATTCTAAAAGATCATGGCATCCGTCTCCTTGAAGCCCAGATTGCCACAGGAGGAATCATTGATCCAGAGGAGAGTCATCGCTTGCCAGTAGAGGTGGCTTACAAACGTGGCTTCTTTGATGAGGAAATGAATGAGATCCTCACTGACCCATCTGATGACACCAAGGGATTCTTTGATCCCAACACTGAAGAGAATTTAACTTACCTAGGGTTGATGGAGAGATGCATTACAGATCCAGACACTGGCCTTGTGCTCTTGCTGCTGAAAGAGAAGAAACGAGAAAGAAAGGCATCCTCAAAGTCCTCCGTGCGCAAACGCAGAGTGGTCATTGTGGACCCAGAGTCTGGCAAAGAGATGTCAGTGTACGAAGCGTACCGTAAAGAGCTCATTGACCATCAGACCTACCTGGAATTGTCAGAGCAGGAATGTGAGTGGGAAGAGGTTACCATCACTTCATCTGATGGCTCTGTGAAGTCTATCATCATTGACAGGAGATCAGGCCGGCAATATGACATTGATGACGCCCTTGCCCGAGCTCTCATTGACCAGTCCTCTCTGGATCAGTACCGCTCCGGAAACTTGGCCATCACTGAATTTGCTGACATGCTATCTGGAAATATGGGTGGCTTCCGTTCCCGATCCTCCTCCATCGGATCGACCTCCTCCACCTCAATCAGAACCCCTGCCACCATATGGAATGATCCAACAGAGGTCACTGGCCCAGTGGCTGGAATTCTGGACACTGACACCTTAGAGAAAGTCTCAATCACTGAGGCTATGCACAGGAATCTGGTTGACAACATCACTGGCCAGAGACTGCTGGAGGCACAGGCTTGCACTGGAGGCATAATTGATCCTGCAACAGGGGAGAAATTCTCTGTCGCTGATGCAACTGAGAAGGATCTTGTTGATAAGATAATGGTTGACAGATTAAACCTGGCTCAGAAAGCCTTCAATGGCTTTGAGGACCCCAGAACTAAAGTGAGGATGTCTGCCTCCCAAGCCCTCAAGAAAGGTTGGCTGTATTATGAAGCTGGTCAGCGATTTCTGGAAGTGCAATACCTCACTGGTGGTCTCATAGAACCAGATGTTGAGGGAAGAGTTTCTTTAGAGGAGGCCATCAGAAAGAGTACCATTGATGCTCGCACTGCCCAAAAGCTAAGAGATGTAAGTGCCTACTCTAAATACCTGACCTGCCCAAAAACCAAACTCAAGATTTCTTATAAAGATGCCATGGACAGAAGTATGGTTGAGGAAGGATCTGGCTTGCGACTTCTGGAAGCTTCATCCCAGTCTAGCAAAGGCCTGTACAGTCCTTACAACGTAAGTGGCTCTGGGTCTGCCTCCGGCTCTCGCTCTGGCTCAAGGACAGGGTCAAGATCTGGCTCAAGAAGGAGCAGCTTTGATGCCACTGGTTCTAGCTTTAGCATGAatttctcctcatcctcattgACATCCACCAGCTACGGCCGAAGATACAATGCAGGACCTGACAGTGGCATCAACATGGATGAACTAGCCCAGGCCATTACAGCACTGTCTATGATCAGGCCCACCATTCAAGGCTGCAGTTCAGAGGAGCTTAGCTCTTTCACAACATTTCTACCCCTTCACACCTCAGTGGCTTAAAAATGATATTCAAAAGGAGGACAACAAAGACATATTTATTCAGCTTTGCATGTGGTTGCTTTAGGAAATTGCATTCCGAAAACtaccatttttttctttttggattATTAAGCTCCAACTCTACATAGTATGGATGCTTAAAACTATGCATACCTGTCCGGCCTTAAGTGgttattattttgtatctatttttttcCTGCAGTTTCATATAATATTCAATAGGGTAGTATTTTAAAATAACATG
The DNA window shown above is from Clupea harengus chromosome 11, Ch_v2.0.2, whole genome shotgun sequence and carries:
- the LOC105905367 gene encoding plectin-like isoform X11, with amino-acid sequence MPASPPENVLPALVVLGHVVILIAVWRSRTPQPRQDERDRVQKKTFTKWVNKHLMKHWKAEAQRHVSDLYEDLRDGHNLISLLEVLSGETLSREKDVVRNLRLPREKGRMRFHKLQNVQIALDFLRHRQVKLVNIRNDDIADGNPKLTLGLIWTIILHFQVSCSISDIQINGQSDDMSAKEKLLLWSQRMVEGYPGLRCDNFTTSWRDGKLFNAVIHKHEPRYIDMTKVFRQNNIENLEQAFNIAEKDLGVTRLLDPEDVDVPHPDEKSIITYVSSLYDAMPRVPDAQDGIKANELELRWQEYYELITILLQWMRHHIHYFEERKFPASYEEVEILWRQFLKFKETELPAKESDKNRSKHIYQSFEGAVQAGQIKVPPGYHPIDVEKEWGRLHVSILEREKLLRIEFERLERLQRIVGKVQMESGVCEEQLNQLESLLQSDIRLLSAGKSALHAAEVERDLDKADGMIRLLFNDVQILKDGRHLQAEQMYRRVYRLHERLVNLRSDYNLRLRSGAQATMVSQQSTMVSQQSSMVSQQRSTMKGRPELDEVTLRYTQDLLAWVEENQRRIDGGEWGSDLPTVESQLGSHRGLHQTVEDFRTKIERARADESQLSPISKGTYREYLGKLDLQYAKLLNSSKSRLRNLDQLHAYVTAATKELMWLNDKEEEEVNFDWSDRNSNMAAKKENYSGLMRDLEGRERKVNEIQATGDKLIKEGHPGKATVEAFTAALQTQWSWILQLCCCIEAHLKENTAHYQFFADVKETEETLKKRQETMKKKYTCDRSTTATRLEDLLQDAVEEKEQLNELKSQIASLSKRAKTIIQLKPRNPTIPIKGKFPIQAVCDFKQMEITVHKGDECALLNNSQPFKWKVLNRSGDEAVVPSVCFLVPPVNKEAVDSVSNLDSSLQQMTIHWQSLHINMRSLLAWQYLMKDITLIRSWNVVMFKSMRTEEYRLTLRNLEMHYQDFLRDSQDSQLFGADDRMQIEADYKKTSQHYENLLRTCEQGTVAKAKGEKDESVSKTYITQVKDLRLQIEDVESRTIARMRQPVDKDPLKDCFRKTAEQTKDHTKLQGIKKNLDVVAGKAEEVLAAPEQASSPVLRSELDITLQKMDQVYSLSTIYLEKLKTVDVVVRNTQGAEDVLKKYEDRLRDVHKVPTDVKEVEIYRTELKVMRKNAEGEQPVFDGLEGGLGKAASVSERMSRVHSERDAELEHYRQLHTSLQDRWQAVYAQIDLRLRELEQLGRQLGYYRESYDWLICWIADAKQRQEKIQAVPITDSKTLKEQLAQEKKLLEEIEKNKEKVDECQKYAKAYIDTIKDYELQLIAYKAQVEPLTSPLKKTKMDSASDNIIQEYVTLRTRYSELMTLTSQYIKFITDTQRRLEEEEKTTEKLKEEDRKKMAEMQAELDKQKQLAEGHAKAVAKAEKEAKELKLMMQEEVSKREVVALDAEKQKHNIQQELHELKNLSEQQIKSKSHQVEEALQSRTKIEEEIRIIRIQLETTVKQKGTAETELQQLRDKAAEAERLRKAAQEEAEKLRKQVSDETQKKRKAEEELKLKAEAEKEAAKLKQRALEDLNNLKMQAEEAERRMKQAEVEKERQIKVAHEAAQKSAAVELQNKRMSFVAKTSKLEESLKQEHGTVIQLKEEAERLKRLQEEADKAREEAEKELEKWRQKANEALRLRLQAEEEAHKKTVAQEEAEKQKDDAEREAKKRTKAEESALKQKDMAEQELERQRKLADTTAQQKFTAEQELIRLRADFDHADQQRSLLDDELYRLKNEVSAAEQQRKHLEDELAKVKSEMDILLKLKTKADKESMSNTEKSKQLLVAEAAKMRDLAEEASKLRAIVEEAKRQRQIAEDEAARQRAEAERILKEKLAAINEATRLKTEAEIALKEKEAENERLRRKAEDEAYQRKALEDQASQHKQDIEEKIVLLKKSSEAELERQKTIVDDTHKQRRIVEEEIRILKLNFEKASSGKLDLELELNKLKNIADETQQTKIQAEKEAEKMRKLALEEEKRRREAEDKVKKIAAAEQEAARQRQAAQEEVERLKKKATEANIQKEEADKEAERQILSAKEAAQKCSAAEQQVQSILVQQKEDSLVQKKLRQEFEKAKKVAKEAEKAKEKAEKEAALLRQQAEEAERQKQAAEVEAANQGKAQEDAERLRKAAELEAAKRAQAEAAAIKQKQHADAEMAKHKKLAEKTIKQKSQVEQELAKVKLQLDETDNQKSLLDDELQRLKDEVGEASKQKAQVEEELFKVKVQMEELMKLKQRIVEENQRLIKKDKDNSQKFLAEEAENMKKLAEEAARLSVEAQEAARMREIAEDDLAQQRTLAEKVLKEKKQAIQEASKLRAEAEMLQRQKQQAQEQAQKLLEDKQQMQQRLDDEMEGFQKSLETERQRQLQITAEAEKLKLQVSQLSDAQAKAEADAKKFKKQADEISARLHETELATKEKMTVVQTLEVQRLSSNKEADELRKAITDLEKEKSRLKRDAEDLQNKSKEVANAQQEQMKQEKTLLQQSFIAEKEELLKKEKLIEDEKKKLESQFEEEVRKGKALKDEQEQQRKQMEEEKKKLKATMDAALKKQQEAEQDMLNKQKEMQDLAKKKLDQEKLLEDENKKLREKLQHLEEIQQQASLTREIQIQTDEVPEGELVHMTMVETTRKVLNGQSTGDEVDSRNGESPLSFDGIREKVPASRLFDVGLLTKKEFDKLKKGKTTVQDLSQTDKLKTILKGNNCIAGLLVHPNQKMSIYQAMKEMKISQSTGLILLEAQAASGFVVDPIKNKKLTVNEAVKEGLVGPELHNKLLSAERAVSGYKDPYTGGKISTFAAMKKGLIVESEAIRLLDAQMATGGIIDPVNSHRVPIETALKQGYLDADMKKILEKPTDDTKGFFDPNTQENLTYKQLMERCTTDPETGLMILPISENAALSARTYTDEEAKDVFNKTNISVPFGKFKGKTITIWEIINSEYFTDDQRKDLIRQYKTGKITIEKIIKIVITVAEEKEKKNEIAFDGLRAPVPATELLESKIIDKDLFNKLHKGNKTVKEVSEMDHVHKSLKGTNCIAGVVIDSTKETLSFYQALKREVVRPTHALNMLEAQAATGFMVDPVNNQKHTVDEAVKAGLVGPELHEKLLSAERAVTGYKDPYTGKTVSLFEAMKKDLINKDQGIRLLDAQMTTGGIIDPVKSHRIPHDVACKRGYFDDQTNKLLNNPTDDIKGFYDPNTQENVTYLQLQKRCVTDKKTGLQLLPLSDQAINSKEEHKYTEAQTKDAMNQATMEVESGPFKGKKVTIWQMLNSEYLTDEQRQDLIRQYRTGKFTIEKIIKIVITVINEKEAMKQEKGNFKGLRTMVPGKSLLDSKIIDKATFDAVQQGKKTAAEVSKDKSVNKYLQGSDSIAGIYNDQTKEKLSIYQAMKKTLLRQTTGVALLEAQAATGFIVDPLKNQFLTVDEAVKSGLVGPELHEKLLSAEKAVTGYKDPYTGNKIALFQAMQKELIPKDQAMPLLEAQMVTGGIIDPVNSHRLPNDVAIQRGFYSKEMANTLSEPTDDNKRFSDPTSDMNVSYKQLKDKCMSDPDTGLCLLTLSKPQSPTIVEKTYLYTEEQTQHDLSGTQVDIPIEGFGDKPMSLWDIMSSNLIPESERAKLMEEYRAGQITKERMIIIIIEIMEQREIIRGENVKTCNTIRRRITIEELYSARVIDQETYNLLKQEKKTIREIMEMQSVKKYLYGTGSVAGVMSDSNNKIGIYQAMKRGLMKSEVAMTLLEAQAATGFMVDPVKNEMLTVDEAVRKGVVGPEIHDRLLSAERAVTGYRDPYSGKIISLFQAVKKNLVTEEYALKLLEAQTATGGIMDPEFNFHLPSDVATGRGYINRETMERLSDEVKGYVDPLTEEEISYANLLKRCKVDPETGLRFLSLADRRLMFKGLRKQITMEELFRSQIIDQKTLTELNEGLVSVEEISSRLQKYIEGESCIAGVYVETNRERLSIYQAMKKNMIRPGTAFELLEAQAATGYVIDPIKNLKLTVNESVRMGIVGPEFKDKLLSAERAVTGYKDPYSGKTISLFQAMKKGLILKDHGIRLLEAQIATGGIIDPEESHRLPVEVAYKRGFFDEEMNEILTDPSDDTKGFFDPNTEENLTYLGLMERCITDPDTGLVLLLLKEKKRERKASSKSSVRKRRVVIVDPESGKEMSVYEAYRKELIDHQTYLELSEQECEWEEVTITSSDGSVKSIIIDRRSGRQYDIDDALARALIDQSSLDQYRSGNLAITEFADMLSGNMGGFRSRSSSIGSTSSTSIRTPATIWNDPTEVTGPVAGILDTDTLEKVSITEAMHRNLVDNITGQRLLEAQACTGGIIDPATGEKFSVADATEKDLVDKIMVDRLNLAQKAFNGFEDPRTKVRMSASQALKKGWLYYEAGQRFLEVQYLTGGLIEPDVEGRVSLEEAIRKSTIDARTAQKLRDVSAYSKYLTCPKTKLKISYKDAMDRSMVEEGSGLRLLEASSQSSKGLYSPYNVSGSGSASGSRSGSRTGSRSGSRRSSFDATGSSFSMNFSSSSLTSTSYGRRYNAGPDSGINMDELAQAITALSMIRPTIQGCSSEELSSFTTFLPLHTSVA